CGGTCGACCGTGCCGACGGCCGTCGTCCGGGGGCTGCGCCCCGGCTCCGGCAGCGCGCCGGGGACGGTCGCCGCGCTGGCCACCGGCGTCGGCGCGACCCTGCTCGGCTACGCCGCCGGGCGGCTGCACGGCGGCGCGCCGTGAACGCCCCGGTGCCGGTCTTCCTCTACCACTCGGTGTCGACCGATCCGGCGCCCTGGATCGCCCCGTTCACCGTGGCGCCGAGGACCTTCACCGAGCAGTTGGACCAACTCGCCGCCAGCGGCCGCACCGTCGTCCCGCTGCGCCGGCTGGTCGCCGCGCTGCGCGGCGGGCCGCCGCTGCCGGCGAACTCCGCCGTGCTCACCTTCGACGACGGCTTCGCCGACTTCTACTGGACGGTGGCGCCGCTGCTCGGCGCACGGGAGCTGCCGGCCACCCTCTTCGTCACCACCGGGGCGGTGCACCCGCCCGGCGGCCGGGCGGCGGGCAGCCTGCTGCCGCCCGCCGACATGCTGAACTGGCGTCAGCTGGCCACCCTGGACGCCTGCGGCATCGAGATCGGCGGCCACAGCCGCACCCATCCCCAGCTGGACACCCTGGGCGGCCGGAGCGTCTGCGCCGAGGTGGCCGGCTGCAAGCGGGAGCTGCAGGAGGTGCTGGGCCACCCGGTCACCGCCTTCGCCTATCCGCACGGCTACTCCAGCCCGGCGGTGCGCCGCCGGGTCCAGAAGTCCGGCTGGACCTCGGCCTGCGGAGTCGGCCGTGCCTTCAGCTCGGCCGCCGACGACCCGCTGGCCATCTCCCGGCTGATGGTGATGGCGGACACCCCGCCGGAGCTCTTCCGCAGCTGGACCCAGGGCGGCGGCGCGCCGGTGGCGCCGTTCCCGGAGCGGCTGCGGACCCGCGGCTGGCGCGCCTACCGCCGGGCCAGGGCCGCGGTGCACTGTCCGGTCGGCGGGCCGCCGGCCTGCTGAGCGCGGACCGGCGGGGGTGGTCAGTGCTGCCAGACCCGGACCCAGCCGACCCGCATCACCGCCGACTGCAGCGTCGGGGCCGGGGCCGAGGGGTAACCGACAGCCAGGTTGAGCAGCAGCTCCATCGGGACGTCCGGCACGTTCTCGGTCACCCGGTTGCGCACCACGCCGTCGACGTACCAGGTCAGCGAGGTCTTCTCCCAGTCGACCGCGAAGACGTGGAACCCGGCCGGGAAGTCCACCGGCCCGTAGCGCTGCTGGGCGTGGGCGTCCGCGCCGCCGGGGCCGGCCCAGTGGACGGTCATCTGCACCGAACTGGCGTCGCCGGTGAACTCGGCGATGTCCAGCTCCGGAGGGGTGGTCCGGGTGTCCGGCATCAGCCAGAAGGCGGGGAAGGTGCCCGGGTCGCCGGGGACCTGGATCGAGGCCGCGAAGTAGCCGCCGGTGAAGGTCCGGCGGGGGGTGCCGAACCAGGAGTCGCGGCCGGTGGAGACCATGCCGGAGGTCCACGGGTAGGTGGTGCCGTCCGAGCCGGGGGTGGCCCGGCGGACGGCGGTCAGGCTGAGCCTGCCGCCGCCGACGGCGACCTGGCCGGGCAGGTACCACTCGCTCTCGTGGTTCCCGGCATTGGTGCACCCGTTCAGGTTCCAGTCGTAGCAGGTGGTCCACCGGGCCGGGTCGAGGG
The Streptacidiphilus albus JL83 genome window above contains:
- a CDS encoding polysaccharide deacetylase family protein; this encodes MNAPVPVFLYHSVSTDPAPWIAPFTVAPRTFTEQLDQLAASGRTVVPLRRLVAALRGGPPLPANSAVLTFDDGFADFYWTVAPLLGARELPATLFVTTGAVHPPGGRAAGSLLPPADMLNWRQLATLDACGIEIGGHSRTHPQLDTLGGRSVCAEVAGCKRELQEVLGHPVTAFAYPHGYSSPAVRRRVQKSGWTSACGVGRAFSSAADDPLAISRLMVMADTPPELFRSWTQGGGAPVAPFPERLRTRGWRAYRRARAAVHCPVGGPPAC
- a CDS encoding glycoside hydrolase family 16 protein, which produces MHRTFLGPTLAVSGWIALAATALPAADPLRVLLLAVFLVLCPGGAAVRLVGLRRERAPVRPAAAVLTVALSLSLDTVVAEGFYLSRSYTTVGALAALAALTTLMALLRYRWPRPADADAADARPGPTRARTPRPAPGRAGTAGAGSAGRRRLRRGPPAARPATQPSAPQPSAPPADLSTVPAAPGNWHVVFQDDFTGTALDPARWTTCYDWNLNGCTNAGNHESEWYLPGQVAVGGGRLSLTAVRRATPGSDGTTYPWTSGMVSTGRDSWFGTPRRTFTGGYFAASIQVPGDPGTFPAFWLMPDTRTTPPELDIAEFTGDASSVQMTVHWAGPGGADAHAQQRYGPVDFPAGFHVFAVDWEKTSLTWYVDGVVRNRVTENVPDVPMELLLNLAVGYPSAPAPTLQSAVMRVGWVRVWQH